From a region of the Cognatiyoonia koreensis genome:
- a CDS encoding multidrug effflux MFS transporter: MTTAPTVRFLDRTTPPHIVTLILMAGISALNMSIFLPSLNQMTADFDTTYATMQLSVSAYLAATAVMQVFIGPLSDKIGRRKVMIGGLAIFVLATMGAYFATTVETFLIFRILQAAVASGMALSRAIVRDMVPQDQAASMIGYVTMGMALVPMIGPTIGGVLDQFFGWHATFLFLAAVGVAVMLLCILDQGETVRDGGMSFGDQIAGYPALFASPRFWGYALCMAFGSGAFFALLGGASFIAEGVFGMSPIMSGFAIGAPAVGYAAGNFISGRYAVRFGVNAMALTGMLLTSGGLGVSLVIALLGYQSPLLFFGFCLFLGFGNGLMLPNATAGLLSVRPHLAGTASGLGGALMIGGGAALSQFAGGLLTLETGTLPLQWIMFVTSLMAVLCILFVIWRGRVIET, translated from the coding sequence ATGACCACAGCCCCGACCGTCCGTTTTCTGGATCGCACGACACCTCCGCATATTGTGACGCTGATCCTGATGGCGGGGATTTCGGCGCTGAACATGTCTATTTTCCTGCCCTCGCTCAACCAGATGACGGCGGATTTCGATACCACCTATGCCACGATGCAGTTGTCCGTATCCGCATATCTGGCGGCGACAGCTGTCATGCAGGTCTTCATTGGGCCGCTGTCAGATAAGATCGGGCGGCGCAAGGTGATGATTGGCGGTCTTGCGATATTTGTTCTGGCCACAATGGGTGCCTATTTCGCCACGACCGTGGAAACCTTCCTAATCTTTCGGATTTTGCAGGCCGCTGTTGCATCAGGTATGGCGCTAAGCCGCGCAATCGTGCGGGATATGGTTCCGCAGGATCAGGCCGCGTCGATGATTGGCTATGTCACGATGGGCATGGCGTTAGTGCCGATGATCGGTCCGACCATTGGCGGTGTGCTCGACCAATTCTTTGGCTGGCACGCGACATTTCTGTTTCTGGCGGCTGTCGGCGTTGCAGTCATGCTTTTGTGCATTCTGGATCAGGGCGAAACTGTGCGCGACGGCGGGATGTCCTTCGGCGACCAGATCGCGGGCTATCCCGCACTATTCGCCTCGCCCCGCTTCTGGGGGTACGCGCTTTGCATGGCGTTCGGGTCGGGTGCGTTCTTTGCCTTATTGGGCGGTGCGTCATTCATTGCCGAAGGCGTCTTTGGCATGTCACCGATCATGAGCGGCTTTGCGATCGGGGCCCCTGCCGTGGGCTACGCTGCCGGTAATTTCATCTCCGGGCGCTATGCCGTGCGGTTTGGTGTGAATGCCATGGCACTGACGGGGATGTTGCTGACAAGCGGCGGTTTGGGCGTGTCACTTGTCATTGCGTTATTGGGGTATCAATCGCCCCTTCTATTTTTCGGCTTTTGCCTGTTTCTGGGTTTCGGCAACGGATTGATGTTGCCTAACGCCACGGCAGGTCTGTTGTCGGTACGTCCGCATCTGGCCGGCACGGCCAGCGGTTTGGGCGGCGCGTTGATGATTGGCGGAGGTGCGGCACTGTCGCAGTTCGCCGGGGGATTGCTGACTTTAGAAACAGGTACCTTACCGTTGCAATGGATCATGTTCGTGACCTCGCTTATGGCGGTCTTGTGCATTCTGTTCGTGATCTGGCGTGGCCGGGTGATCGAGACTTGA
- a CDS encoding acetyl-CoA carboxylase biotin carboxylase subunit, giving the protein MFKKILIANRGEIACRVIKTAKKMGIKTVAIYSDADRNALHVQMADEAVHIGPSPANQSYIVIDKVMDAIKKTGAEAVHPGYGFLSENSKFAEALEAAGVAFIGPPKGAIEAMGDKITSKKIAQEANVSTVPGYMGLIADAEEAVKISNDVGYPVMIKASAGGGGKGMRIAWNDQEAREGFQSSKNEAASSFGDDRIFIEKFVTQPRHIEIQVLADSHGNAVYLHERECSIQRRNQKVIEEAPSPFLDEATRKAMGEQSVALAQAVGYTSAGTVEFIVDGDRNFYFLEMNTRLQVEHPVTELITGIDLVEQMIRVAYGETLPFKQDDLKINGWAMESRLYAEDPYRGFLPSIGRLTRYRPPVEMANKKKAVRNDTGVYEGGEISMYYDPMIAKLCTWAPDRATAIEEMRLALDTFEVEGIGHNIPFLAAVYEHEKFTSGNMTTAFIEEEYPDGFDGVTLPEATLHRIAAATAAMHRLAEIRRSRISGRMDNHERHVGSDWVVTLQGQSYPLTIAADKEGATVALGDDDTFRVESDWTPGDPLARLMVDGSPLVLKIGKVPSGFRVRYRGADLKVQVRTPRQAELAALMPEKQPPDTSKMLLCPMPGLIVKVDVAEGDEVQEGQALCTVEAMKMENILRAERKGRVSKINAGAGDSLAVDDVIMEFE; this is encoded by the coding sequence ATGTTCAAGAAAATTCTGATCGCCAATCGCGGAGAGATCGCCTGCCGGGTTATCAAGACCGCCAAGAAGATGGGCATCAAGACGGTTGCTATCTATTCCGATGCGGATCGCAACGCATTGCATGTGCAAATGGCGGACGAGGCGGTACATATTGGTCCGTCCCCGGCCAACCAATCCTACATCGTGATCGACAAGGTCATGGACGCCATCAAGAAAACGGGCGCCGAAGCTGTCCACCCCGGGTATGGTTTCCTGTCCGAAAACAGCAAATTCGCCGAAGCACTCGAGGCCGCTGGCGTGGCTTTCATCGGCCCGCCAAAAGGCGCGATCGAAGCCATGGGTGACAAGATCACGTCCAAGAAAATAGCTCAAGAGGCCAACGTCTCGACCGTTCCAGGTTACATGGGGCTGATTGCCGACGCGGAAGAGGCAGTGAAGATTTCCAACGATGTCGGCTATCCGGTCATGATCAAGGCTTCGGCCGGTGGTGGAGGCAAGGGCATGCGCATCGCCTGGAACGATCAGGAAGCCCGCGAAGGGTTCCAGTCTTCCAAGAACGAGGCCGCCAGTTCGTTCGGCGATGACCGGATCTTTATCGAAAAATTCGTCACCCAGCCGCGCCACATCGAAATTCAGGTGCTTGCCGACAGCCACGGCAATGCGGTCTACCTGCACGAACGCGAATGCAGCATCCAGCGGCGCAACCAGAAAGTCATTGAAGAAGCGCCATCACCCTTCCTTGACGAAGCCACCCGCAAGGCAATGGGTGAACAATCCGTGGCGCTGGCGCAGGCGGTTGGCTACACCAGTGCGGGCACCGTGGAATTCATCGTCGATGGGGACCGCAACTTTTATTTCCTTGAAATGAATACGCGCCTGCAGGTTGAACACCCTGTCACCGAACTCATCACAGGCATCGACCTTGTCGAACAGATGATCCGCGTCGCTTATGGCGAAACACTGCCCTTCAAGCAGGACGATCTGAAAATCAACGGCTGGGCGATGGAAAGCCGCCTTTATGCCGAAGATCCCTATCGCGGATTTCTGCCTTCTATCGGGCGGCTGACCCGCTATCGCCCGCCTGTGGAAATGGCGAACAAGAAAAAGGCCGTGCGCAACGATACCGGCGTCTATGAAGGCGGCGAAATCAGCATGTATTACGACCCGATGATCGCAAAGCTCTGCACATGGGCACCGGATCGTGCAACGGCCATTGAAGAAATGAGGCTCGCGCTCGATACGTTCGAGGTTGAAGGGATCGGGCACAATATCCCTTTCCTCGCAGCGGTCTATGAGCACGAGAAATTCACCTCTGGTAACATGACTACGGCCTTTATCGAGGAGGAGTACCCCGACGGATTCGACGGGGTGACCTTGCCCGAAGCGACGCTACACCGCATCGCTGCGGCAACGGCAGCCATGCATCGGCTTGCCGAAATCCGACGCAGCCGCATCAGTGGGCGGATGGACAACCACGAACGCCATGTCGGCAGCGACTGGGTCGTGACCCTGCAGGGACAGTCTTATCCGCTTACTATTGCGGCAGACAAGGAAGGCGCGACCGTCGCCTTGGGTGATGACGATACCTTTCGGGTTGAAAGCGATTGGACACCGGGCGATCCGTTGGCACGGCTGATGGTCGATGGCAGCCCGCTTGTGCTGAAGATCGGCAAGGTGCCCAGTGGGTTCCGCGTGCGTTATCGCGGCGCGGATTTGAAGGTGCAGGTACGCACGCCGCGTCAGGCCGAACTTGCAGCGCTTATGCCTGAAAAGCAGCCACCGGATACCTCTAAGATGCTGCTTTGCCCGATGCCCGGCTTGATCGTGAAGGTCGACGTGGCCGAAGGCGACGAGGTTCAGGAAGGTCAGGCGCTTTGCACGGTCGAGGCGATGAAGATGGAGAACATCCTGCGTGCTGAACGCAAGGGTCGCGTCAGCAAGATCAACGCCGGAGCAGGGGATAGCCTTGCGGTAGATGATGTCATCATGGAATTCGAGTGA
- a CDS encoding DUF4174 domain-containing protein gives MKTFLLSLALTALPAMSMADDIMLRWSEDPTHVFAGDEVDLDALRWQLRAILVFADSPNDPLFGQQMELLLAAAEDLAERDVIMIADTAPDARTDVRLRLRPRGFMLALLGKDGQVKFRKPIPWDVREISRTIDKMPLRQQEIRDRRLQNQAG, from the coding sequence ATGAAAACATTTCTTTTGTCTTTGGCGCTGACTGCGCTGCCCGCCATGTCGATGGCTGACGATATCATGCTGCGTTGGAGCGAGGATCCGACGCATGTCTTTGCTGGCGATGAGGTCGATCTGGATGCGCTGCGCTGGCAGTTGCGCGCAATTCTTGTCTTCGCCGATTCCCCGAACGATCCGCTATTTGGCCAACAGATGGAGCTTTTGCTGGCAGCGGCAGAGGATCTGGCTGAACGCGATGTCATCATGATCGCCGATACCGCCCCTGATGCCCGTACCGACGTGCGGCTGCGCCTGCGTCCGCGTGGCTTCATGCTTGCTTTGCTGGGCAAGGACGGACAGGTCAAATTCCGCAAGCCGATCCCGTGGGACGTGCGCGAAATTTCCCGCACCATCGACAAGATGCCCTTGCGCCAGCAGGAAATCCGTGACCGCCGGTTGCAGAACCAGGCCGGATAA
- a CDS encoding DUF6497 family protein — protein sequence MMRLAAGIALIAAPAVAQELTAPSGLKLNLYDVIIEDDAALARFRFEVPEIADNGLPFADVADDLQALCNQTLLPGLQQSGWDEGQIVVQLSAEKVDFGATVPDITQYFQPFSIDGDACIWEDF from the coding sequence ATGATGCGCCTTGCCGCTGGCATCGCCCTGATCGCAGCACCCGCAGTGGCGCAGGAGTTGACTGCACCTTCGGGGCTGAAACTGAACCTGTATGATGTGATTATCGAAGATGATGCAGCACTCGCGCGGTTCCGCTTCGAGGTGCCTGAGATCGCGGACAATGGCCTGCCATTTGCGGATGTCGCGGATGATCTTCAGGCGCTGTGTAACCAGACGTTGTTGCCCGGTTTGCAACAATCGGGCTGGGACGAAGGGCAGATCGTTGTGCAGCTTTCCGCCGAAAAGGTGGATTTCGGTGCAACGGTTCCGGACATCACCCAATATTTTCAGCCGTTCTCCATCGACGGTGACGCCTGCATCTGGGAGGATTTTTGA
- a CDS encoding glycine zipper 2TM domain-containing protein, with amino-acid sequence MLKKSWIIALLATTGLAGCLENDAERALVGAGVGCVAGETIGNNNCVQGALGGAVIGALADDVTGR; translated from the coding sequence ATGCTCAAGAAATCCTGGATCATCGCGCTTCTCGCAACGACCGGCCTCGCTGGCTGCCTCGAGAATGACGCAGAACGCGCACTTGTCGGCGCTGGCGTTGGCTGCGTTGCTGGCGAAACAATCGGCAACAACAACTGTGTCCAAGGCGCGCTTGGTGGCGCAGTCATCGGCGCATTGGCTGACGACGTCACAGGCCGCTAA
- a CDS encoding acyl-CoA carboxylase subunit beta: protein MKDILEELADRRAVAQMGGGERRIASQHSKGKLTARERIELLLDTDSFEEFDMFVAHRCTDFGMEQDRPPGDGVVTGWGTINGRMVYVFSQDFTVFGGSLSETHAQKICKIMDMAVQNGAPVIGINDSGGARIQEGVASLAGYAEVFQRNIMASGVVPQISVIMGPCAGGAVYSPAMTDFIFMVKDSSYMFVTGPDVVKTVTNEVVTAEELGGASTHTKKSSVADGAFENDVEALSEIRRLVDFLPLNNREKPPTRPFFDDVNRIEDSLDTLIPDNANTPYDMKELITKLGDEGDFYEIQEDFAKNIITGFIRLEGSTVGVVANQPMVLAGCLDIDSSRKAARFVRFCDAFEIPILTLVDVPGFLPGTGQEFGGVIKHGAKLLFAYGEATVPKVTVITRKAYGGAYDVMASKHLRGDFNYAWPTAEIAVMGAKGATEIIHRADLGNADKIAAHTAEYETRFANPFVAAEKGFIDEVIMPHSTRKRICRAFASLRNKKLQNPWKKHDNIPL from the coding sequence ATGAAAGATATTCTCGAAGAACTCGCCGATCGGCGCGCTGTTGCGCAGATGGGCGGAGGCGAACGCCGGATTGCATCCCAGCACAGCAAAGGCAAACTGACCGCGCGCGAGCGGATCGAGCTGCTGCTGGATACCGACAGCTTCGAAGAATTCGATATGTTTGTCGCCCATCGCTGCACTGACTTCGGCATGGAACAGGACCGCCCGCCGGGTGACGGGGTCGTCACTGGTTGGGGCACGATCAACGGGCGCATGGTCTATGTGTTTTCGCAGGATTTCACGGTGTTCGGGGGGTCGCTCTCGGAAACGCACGCGCAGAAAATCTGCAAGATCATGGACATGGCCGTCCAGAACGGTGCGCCTGTCATCGGCATTAACGATTCCGGCGGTGCACGCATTCAGGAAGGTGTCGCGTCGCTTGCAGGCTACGCCGAAGTGTTCCAGCGCAACATCATGGCATCCGGTGTGGTGCCGCAGATTAGTGTGATCATGGGGCCGTGTGCAGGTGGTGCGGTCTACAGCCCCGCGATGACCGACTTCATCTTCATGGTCAAAGACAGTTCCTACATGTTTGTCACCGGTCCTGACGTGGTGAAAACCGTCACGAACGAAGTCGTTACCGCCGAAGAACTGGGCGGCGCGTCGACGCATACCAAAAAGTCCTCTGTCGCGGATGGCGCGTTTGAAAACGATGTCGAAGCCTTGTCGGAAATCCGCCGGCTTGTCGATTTCCTGCCGCTTAACAATCGTGAAAAGCCCCCGACGCGTCCCTTTTTCGACGACGTGAACCGGATCGAGGACAGCCTTGATACGCTGATCCCCGACAACGCAAATACGCCCTACGATATGAAAGAGCTGATTACGAAACTCGGGGATGAAGGCGATTTTTACGAAATTCAGGAAGACTTCGCCAAAAACATCATCACCGGTTTCATTCGGCTTGAAGGATCGACTGTCGGTGTCGTTGCAAACCAGCCGATGGTGCTGGCCGGGTGCCTTGATATCGACAGCTCGCGCAAAGCTGCGCGGTTCGTACGCTTTTGCGATGCCTTCGAAATCCCGATCCTGACGCTTGTGGACGTGCCGGGTTTCCTGCCGGGCACCGGTCAGGAATTTGGTGGCGTGATCAAGCACGGCGCGAAACTGTTGTTCGCCTATGGCGAAGCGACAGTGCCCAAGGTGACAGTCATCACCCGCAAAGCCTATGGCGGCGCATATGACGTGATGGCGTCAAAGCATCTGCGTGGTGATTTCAACTATGCATGGCCGACCGCGGAAATCGCAGTGATGGGGGCAAAGGGTGCCACCGAAATCATCCACCGCGCCGATTTAGGTAACGCGGACAAGATTGCGGCCCACACCGCCGAATACGAAACGCGCTTTGCCAACCCATTTGTCGCGGCTGAAAAAGGCTTCATCGACGAGGTCATCATGCCTCATTCAACCCGAAAGCGTATCTGCCGGGCCTTCGCATCATTGCGGAACAAGAAACTTCAGAACCCGTGGAAAAAGCACGACAATATCCCGCTATGA